Proteins from a single region of Anaerolineae bacterium:
- a CDS encoding zinc ribbon domain-containing protein, which yields MPKYNYICHTCANRFEVRLSYAEVDTAHPVCPDCGSADCERGLSRIHFITETGGNGHSHSGGCSGCAGGSCSTCAH from the coding sequence ATGCCAAAGTACAACTACATTTGCCATACCTGCGCCAACCGCTTCGAGGTCCGCCTTTCCTACGCCGAGGTGGATACCGCCCACCCTGTCTGCCCGGATTGCGGCAGCGCGGATTGCGAACGCGGATTGAGCCGGATCCACTTCATCACCGAGACAGGCGGCAACGGCCACAGCCATAGCGGCGGCTGTAGCGGCTGCGCTGGCGGCAGTTGCAGCACGTGCGCACACTGA
- a CDS encoding DUF3795 domain-containing protein: MDDLKLVTYCGLYCRLCAQCGRIPRQAQRLRESMDREGYPFWGQAIPGFEAFWQFLADLADESRQCLGCRSGACGNPDCAIRRCAVERGITVCPLCEDYPCEHINTLAARYPTLIADGLRLKDLGLHAWIAYQEARAATGFAYCDIRYD; this comes from the coding sequence ATGGACGACCTGAAGCTTGTCACGTATTGCGGGCTGTACTGCCGGCTGTGCGCTCAGTGTGGACGCATTCCCCGGCAGGCACAGCGCCTGCGCGAGTCTATGGATCGGGAGGGGTATCCGTTCTGGGGCCAAGCGATTCCCGGCTTTGAGGCCTTCTGGCAGTTTCTGGCCGACCTGGCAGACGAAAGCCGGCAGTGCCTGGGTTGTCGCAGCGGCGCCTGTGGCAACCCCGATTGCGCGATTCGCCGCTGCGCCGTCGAACGCGGGATCACCGTCTGCCCGCTATGCGAAGATTACCCCTGCGAGCATATCAACACCCTGGCCGCCCGCTACCCTACCCTGATCGCTGACGGGTTGCGGCTGAAAGACCTCGGTCTGCACGCCTGGATCGCATATCAGGAGGCGCGTGCTGCCACAGGCTTTGCCTACTGCGACATTCGCTACGACTGA
- a CDS encoding DUF1385 domain-containing protein encodes MEKKPLKFSYGGQAVMEGVMMRGAHSVAVAVRNPKGEIVVHEQPVNAALYRGPISRIPFLRGMTLLWDALGLGTRALMWSADVALGEEDNVSFSGPLGIGTVLFALVFGIGLFFLLPAAAAGGLESVLGLEHSELLTNIVEGVIRLLLIIGYIWAIGRMPDIARIFQYHGAEHKTINAYEAGAPLTPESVARFPLEHPRCGTGFLLVVAVISVLVFSLLGRPPLVWLLLSRVLLIPVIAGIAYEYIKFTAARMNRRWIRALVAPSLALQKLTTNEPTPDMLEVSILALQRVLAAEKAHQPGAAVESEAEEVAAVAR; translated from the coding sequence CTATGGCGGGCAGGCGGTGATGGAAGGGGTGATGATGCGCGGGGCGCACAGCGTCGCCGTGGCCGTCCGTAACCCCAAGGGCGAGATCGTCGTTCATGAGCAGCCAGTTAATGCGGCGTTGTATCGTGGGCCGATCAGCCGTATTCCGTTTCTGCGGGGCATGACGCTGCTGTGGGATGCGCTGGGGCTGGGCACACGGGCGCTGATGTGGTCAGCAGATGTTGCCCTGGGCGAGGAAGACAATGTGAGCTTCAGCGGTCCGCTTGGCATCGGGACGGTGCTCTTCGCCCTGGTGTTCGGGATTGGGCTGTTCTTCCTGTTGCCGGCGGCTGCTGCGGGCGGCTTGGAAAGCGTATTGGGCCTTGAACACAGCGAACTGCTGACCAATATTGTGGAGGGAGTCATCCGCCTGCTCCTGATCATCGGCTACATCTGGGCCATTGGCCGGATGCCCGATATCGCCCGCATCTTTCAGTATCACGGCGCGGAACACAAGACGATCAACGCCTATGAAGCGGGTGCACCGCTCACCCCGGAGAGCGTGGCCCGCTTCCCGCTGGAGCATCCGCGTTGTGGGACGGGGTTCCTGCTGGTGGTAGCGGTGATCAGCGTGCTGGTCTTCTCGCTGCTGGGTCGCCCTCCGCTAGTCTGGTTGCTGCTTTCCCGCGTGCTGCTGATTCCGGTGATCGCGGGCATCGCCTATGAGTACATCAAGTTCACTGCGGCGCGGATGAACCGGCGCTGGATCCGGGCGCTGGTCGCACCCAGCCTGGCATTGCAGAAACTGACGACCAACGAACCGACGCCGGATATGCTCGAGGTCAGCATCCTGGCGCTACAGCGGGTCCTGGCGGCGGAGAAGGCGCACCAGCCTGGCGCAGCAGTCGAGTCTGAGGCGGAGGAAGTCGCGGCTGTTGCGCGGTGA